From the genome of Lotus japonicus ecotype B-129 chromosome 6, LjGifu_v1.2, one region includes:
- the LOC130726999 gene encoding putative transcription elongation factor SPT5 homolog 1 — protein MIGDFVLVINGDLKNLTGWVEKVDEDIVHIRPKNEGLPKTLTLNKKELCKYFELGSHVKVVAGAEEGETGMVVKVEQHVMVIISDTTKQQICVFADHVMESSGVIAGGSSSNGERKSDVYSRFSIHGTPPAGISQPLRRFRGGPTRKIAIC, from the exons ATGATAGGTGATTTTGTCCTTGTCATCAACGGAGATTTGAAGAACTTGACGGGATGGGTGGAGAAAGTTGATGAGGATATTGTTCATATAAGACCAAAGAATGAGGGCCTTCCG AAAACTCTCACACTGAACAAAAAGGAACTCTGTAAATATTTTGAACTTGGAAGTCATGTTAAAGTTGTTGCTGGTGCTGAAGAGGGTGAAACTGGCATGGTTGTTAAGGTGGAGCAGCATGTCATGGTCATCATATCTGATACCACAAAACAACAA ATCTGCGTGtttgctgatcatgtcatggaGAGTTCTGGAGTTATCGCAGGAGGTTCCAGCTCCAATGGTGAAAGAAAG AGTGATGTCTACTCAAGATTCTCCATTCATGGGACTCCACCAGCTGGTATTTCACAACCCCTAAGGAGGTTTCGTGGAGGGCCTACCCGGAAAATTGCAATTTGTTGA